The Microcoleus sp. FACHB-68 genome contains the following window.
TCGCTTTGGGGCGCTGTTACTATTAACGTTCTACCTAGCAGCGATCGCCGCTGACTTTGTTGCGCCTTACGACCCTTACGAATCGCAACCCGATGGCGCATTACTGCCGCCCACCCAGATTGCTTGGAATAACCCAGCGGGGCAGTTTACAGGGCCGCACGTTTATGTCACCACCCAAGGGCCGGTGGATCTGAACACCGGCGATCGCAAACTGATCAAAAATAAGCAACAATCTTCGCCCATTCATCTGTTTGCCAAAGGCTACCCATACCGGCTGCTTGGGGTGATCCCCTCAGACCGGCACTTGTTCGGCACCACAGGGCCGGCTAAATTTAACCTGCTAGGCACCGATGAGCAAGCCCGTGATCAATTCAGCCGGCTGGTGCATGGCAGCCGCATTAGTCTGTTCATCGGTTTAGTTGGCATTGCCATTTCCTTTCCCCTCGGTTTATTAGTCGGGGGAATTTCTGGCTATTTCGGCGGCTGGCTTGACACCACTTTTATGCGCTTAGTGGAAGTCTTGATGACGATCCCCGGAATTTATCTATTGGTTGCCCTCGCGGCTGTGCTGCCTGCCGGTCTCACCAGCGCCCAGCGGTTTCTGTTAATTGTTGTCATCACCTCTTTCATCAGCTGGGCTGGATTGGCGCGGGTGATTCGGGGACAGGTACTCTCGATTAAACAGCGGGAATTTGTGCAATCAGCGCGAGCAATGGGCGCGAATCCCCTCTACATCATTGTCCGTCACGTTTTGCCCCAAACAGCAACTTATGTGATTATCTCCGCAACCCTGGCGGTTCCAGGCTTTATCGTAGCGGAAGCTGTGCTGAGTCTGATTGGCTTGGGCATTCAGCAGCCTGATCCGTCCTGGGGAAATATGCTGTCTTTGGCAACAAATGCTTCGATTTTGGTGCTACAACCCTGGCTAGTTTTGTCGCCGGCTTTATTGATTATCCTGACGATGCTGGCATTTAATTTGCTAGGAGATGCCTTGCGCGATGCCCTCGATCCACGCAGTTTGCAACGCTAGTAGGAATAAGCCGGCATTAGGGGATTGAAAATTATTGGTTACTAGCCGCCAATTCCCACCCCCGCATTTAAATTGAAAACTAACTCTCTAAGTCTC
Protein-coding sequences here:
- a CDS encoding ABC transporter permease, with protein sequence MNWWQKLKKNPLARFGALLLLTFYLAAIAADFVAPYDPYESQPDGALLPPTQIAWNNPAGQFTGPHVYVTTQGPVDLNTGDRKLIKNKQQSSPIHLFAKGYPYRLLGVIPSDRHLFGTTGPAKFNLLGTDEQARDQFSRLVHGSRISLFIGLVGIAISFPLGLLVGGISGYFGGWLDTTFMRLVEVLMTIPGIYLLVALAAVLPAGLTSAQRFLLIVVITSFISWAGLARVIRGQVLSIKQREFVQSARAMGANPLYIIVRHVLPQTATYVIISATLAVPGFIVAEAVLSLIGLGIQQPDPSWGNMLSLATNASILVLQPWLVLSPALLIILTMLAFNLLGDALRDALDPRSLQR